A genome region from Schistocerca americana isolate TAMUIC-IGC-003095 chromosome 1, iqSchAmer2.1, whole genome shotgun sequence includes the following:
- the LOC124593715 gene encoding piggyBac transposable element-derived protein 4-like has product MSRKSQEEMLMEWLEIPLSSDDDLECFSDDSIQDETCVAPESVDCDSDSSDEESQVPVIRTEDVSGTRQSDVIMKESTSQLSDNALKLPCSSKNVTKNSRSVVWKDKQLIIPELQSKFHGNTSLPEEVINLNTPYQFFKHIFPSKLFDLIVEESHRYSVQCNPDRPIDLSCDDIKKFIGICLEMSIVHVPNTRDYWGEVTGTHLIKTTMTVNQYEQIRKFLHFNDNSAMIPRGEKGHDRLLKIRPIIELMRSRFQTIPVEECVSVDEQICSTKARSYLKQYMPNKPHKYGYKLFVISGISGYAYDFEIFTGDENEPEKRVTGEEDLGAGANVVVRLSRILPRNMNHKLYCDNYYTSLPLLVWLHKQGIYSLGTVRRNRVPDCKLPSEAELRKWHEVHQ; this is encoded by the coding sequence ATGTCTCGAAAGAGTCAAGAAGAAATGCTTATGGAATGGTTAGAGATTCCACTAAGCAGTGATGACGATCTTGAGTGTTTCTCTGACGATTCCATTCAAGATGAGACATGTGTTGCTCCAGAATCTGTTGATTGTGATAGTGACAGTAGTGACGAAGAAAGTCAAGTACCAGTAATTAGGACTGAAGATGTTTCTGGAACAAGACAATCTGATGTTATAATGAAGGAATCGACGTCACAGTTGTCTGATAATGCTCTGAAACTgccatgcagcagcaaaaatgttaccaaaaacagCAGGAGTGTGGTTTGGAAAGATAAACAGTTGATTATTCCCGAACTGCAGTCAAAATTTCATGGCAATACTTCGTTACcagaagaagtaataaacttaaatacTCCATACCAATTCTTCAAACATATATTTCCATCTAAATTGTTTGATCTAATTGTCGAAGAGTCTCATAGATACAGTGTGCAGTGTAATCCTGATAGACCAATAGATTTATCCtgtgatgacataaaaaaatttataggCATCTGTCTCGAAATGTCAATAGTTCATGTACCTAATACGAGGGATTACTGGGGAGAAGTTACTGGTACTCATCTGATCAAGACAACAATGACAGTGAATCAGTATGAGCAAATACGTAagtttcttcacttcaatgacaacAGTGCAATGATACCCAGGGGTGAAAAAGGTCATGATAGACTCCTCAAGATAAGACCCATAATAGAATTGATGAGATCTCGGTTTCAAACAATACCTGTTGAGGAGTGTGTTTCTGTTGATGAACAGATATGTTCAACAAAGGCTAGAAGTTATTTGAAACAATACATGCCAAACAAGCCTCATAAATATGGatacaaattatttgttattaGTGGCATATCTGGTTATGCCTACGATTTTGAGATTTTCACTGGAGATGAAAATGAACCAGAAAAAAGAGTGACTGGGGAGGAAGACTTGGGTGCAGGTGCAAATGTTGTAGTTCGACTCAGTAGGATACTACCAAGAAATATGAACCACAAACTGTACTGTGACAATTATTACACAAGTCTGCCACTGCTTGTATGGTTACATAAACAAGGAATTTACTCACTTGGGACAGTCAGAAGAAACAGAGTGCCAGACTGCAAGCTCCCTTCAGAAGCTGAGCTGAGAAAATGGCACGAGGTGCATCAGTAG